The following proteins come from a genomic window of Nostoc sp. ATCC 53789:
- a CDS encoding DUF2157 domain-containing protein, whose protein sequence is MFLDSFPQKLRKEAQLWRDEGLISSSLYEQIAERYQFKNLEAAVRDRNKAIAIAVGSILLCLGIITFVSGNWQGGSREVKFILMMSLFFAIAITGFYNWITPEGKKPQKSKRLLGEGLLILSAFIFGANILLMAQMFNIAGSTSQLFLAWGLGVVVMAFSLSINSLGILSIVLVEIGYWTGLEDLWYATGELTWSRLVVQHLPLLAWLVFVPLAYFCRSRWIFGLAAFVFASSLQANLNPLPLLNYADIAPWVASFAFALPPALFWSYDDLLFPTINYRLFQSLARNLALVSFGGVFYVLSFRWVWESANYGYNQPTNLTNLFQSLPIIDLGILSGLAVLQWLFLLRQRNNPPRREVIFTTAVIGTFLAFIAIVPFWHQTISRIDELGVFIFNVLLATLAWGLIQEGLKLSNRSSFWGGMLLVTLQIISRVQEYDTDLLFKSLVFILCGSALISAGLWFERRLPGGSSASKK, encoded by the coding sequence ATGTTCTTAGATAGTTTTCCGCAAAAGTTACGCAAAGAAGCACAACTATGGAGGGATGAAGGATTAATTAGTTCTTCGCTGTATGAGCAAATAGCAGAACGTTATCAATTTAAAAACCTGGAAGCTGCTGTACGCGATCGCAATAAAGCGATCGCGATCGCTGTAGGCAGCATCCTTTTATGCTTAGGCATAATTACCTTTGTATCAGGAAACTGGCAGGGAGGTTCGCGGGAAGTCAAATTTATTCTCATGATGAGTTTGTTTTTTGCGATCGCTATTACCGGTTTTTACAATTGGATAACACCTGAAGGAAAGAAGCCGCAAAAAAGTAAACGCTTACTGGGAGAAGGGTTGCTCATTTTAAGCGCCTTCATTTTCGGCGCAAATATACTGCTGATGGCTCAGATGTTCAATATCGCCGGTTCAACTTCCCAACTTTTTCTCGCCTGGGGGTTGGGTGTTGTGGTGATGGCCTTCAGTTTGTCCATAAATTCTTTAGGAATTCTGTCAATTGTCCTCGTGGAAATCGGGTATTGGACGGGATTAGAAGACTTATGGTACGCAACAGGAGAGTTAACTTGGTCGCGGTTAGTGGTGCAGCATTTGCCTTTGTTGGCATGGCTGGTATTTGTCCCCTTAGCCTACTTCTGCCGATCGCGCTGGATTTTTGGTCTAGCAGCCTTTGTTTTCGCTAGTTCATTACAAGCTAACCTTAATCCTCTGCCACTGCTGAATTATGCTGATATAGCGCCTTGGGTGGCATCTTTTGCTTTTGCACTCCCACCTGCATTATTCTGGAGTTATGACGATCTGCTGTTTCCAACCATAAATTACAGGTTGTTTCAATCTCTGGCACGTAATTTAGCGTTGGTTAGCTTTGGTGGTGTGTTTTACGTTCTGTCTTTTCGTTGGGTTTGGGAATCTGCAAATTATGGTTATAATCAGCCAACGAACTTGACTAACTTGTTCCAGTCTCTGCCGATCATCGATTTGGGGATTCTCAGTGGCTTGGCGGTATTGCAATGGTTATTTCTACTGCGTCAAAGAAATAATCCTCCGCGCCGCGAAGTGATTTTCACAACTGCTGTTATTGGTACTTTTCTTGCCTTTATTGCCATAGTACCTTTTTGGCATCAAACTATCAGTCGGATTGATGAACTTGGTGTTTTTATTTTCAATGTACTTCTAGCAACATTAGCATGGGGACTAATTCAAGAAGGATTGAAATTAAGCAACAGAAGTTCCTTTTGGGGCGGTATGCTGTTAGTGACACTGCAAATTATCAGTCGCGTGCAAGAGTACGACACCGACTTACTTTTCAAGTCTCTAGTCTTTATCTTGTGCGGTTCCGCTTTAATTAGCGCTGGACTCTGGTTTGAACGCCGTTTACCTGGTGGTAGCTCTGCAAGTAAAAAGTAG
- a CDS encoding GDYXXLXY domain-containing protein, producing MTNSSSESKNKTLSPEAEFSSKVTFRDYLIATEQKSNKPLPFWRLLAPLALQTGLIMAVPAQAVYTDVTGKTVILQTVPVDPNNVLDGNTLALDYNISRPANLRRLPGWQTIVSKGRGSGRRLPEGTNIYVTLQEQLSNGNGVPRAWRPLRVSSDRPTSLRANQVALKGVYQDGSVNYGLETYYIPENQRQQISNDLRTQRARRGQVPPIVVKAKVDPQGKAVPVSMWVRDRNYRF from the coding sequence ATGACTAATAGTTCTTCTGAATCTAAAAATAAAACCTTGTCTCCCGAAGCCGAGTTCTCCAGTAAGGTGACTTTTCGGGATTACTTGATTGCTACTGAACAAAAATCGAATAAGCCCTTACCTTTTTGGCGGTTACTAGCTCCCCTGGCGCTACAAACAGGGTTAATCATGGCAGTACCAGCCCAAGCCGTTTATACAGATGTGACAGGTAAAACGGTGATTTTGCAAACCGTACCTGTAGACCCAAACAATGTACTAGACGGTAATACATTAGCGCTAGATTACAACATATCCCGTCCCGCAAATTTGAGGAGATTACCTGGTTGGCAAACAATTGTCAGCAAAGGCCGTGGAAGCGGCAGAAGATTGCCTGAAGGAACCAATATCTACGTGACTTTGCAAGAGCAACTATCCAATGGTAACGGTGTTCCTAGAGCTTGGAGACCGTTACGAGTCAGTAGCGATCGCCCAACATCTCTAAGAGCCAATCAGGTAGCCTTAAAAGGTGTTTATCAGGATGGTTCCGTTAACTACGGCTTGGAAACCTATTACATCCCAGAAAACCAACGCCAGCAGATTAGCAACGATTTGCGAACCCAACGCGCCCGCAGAGGACAAGTACCCCCCATTGTGGTGAAAGCGAAAGTAGATCCACAGGGTAAAGCTGTTCCAGTTAGTATGTGGGTACGCGATCGCAACTATCGCTTTTAA
- a CDS encoding universal stress protein, with protein MFKTVLFPIDQSRETREAADVVTNVVKKYSSRLVLLSVVEEQPPDAPDAPSADPMVSPEVVAKLLENAQSLFSGQGIQSEILERQGKPAFTICDVADEIGADLIIMGCRGLGLTEEGADDSVTTRVINLSPCPVLIVP; from the coding sequence ATATTTAAGACAGTACTATTTCCTATCGATCAAAGCCGGGAAACGCGGGAAGCTGCTGATGTTGTTACCAACGTAGTCAAAAAATACAGCAGTCGCTTGGTGCTGCTGTCTGTGGTAGAAGAACAGCCTCCAGATGCTCCAGATGCGCCTAGTGCAGATCCGATGGTTTCACCAGAAGTAGTTGCAAAACTGCTAGAAAATGCCCAATCTTTATTTTCTGGGCAAGGAATTCAATCCGAAATTCTGGAAAGGCAAGGTAAACCAGCTTTTACTATCTGCGATGTCGCTGATGAAATTGGGGCTGATTTAATTATTATGGGCTGCCGAGGGCTAGGCTTAACTGAAGAGGGAGCGGATGATAGTGTGACCACTCGCGTGATTAACCTTTCCCCTTGCCCAGTGCTGATTGTGCCTTAG
- a CDS encoding phosphoglycerate kinase yields the protein MSKKSLASLSSADISGKRALVRVDFNVPVDDQGNITDDTRIRAALPTIQDLTQKGAKVILASHFGRPKGVDDKLRLTPVAKRLSELLGQEVIKTDDSIGDEVAAKVAALQNGQVLLLENVRFYKEEEKNDPEFAKKLAANADFYVNDAFGTAHRAHASTEGVTKFLSPSVAGYLVEKELQYLQNAIENPQRPLAAIIGGSKVSSKIGVIETLLEKCDKLIIGGGMIFTFYKARGLNVGKSLVEEDKLELAKSLEAKAKERGVALLLPTDVVLADNFAPDANSQTVSIENIPDGWMGLDIGPDSVKFFQEALADTKTVIWNGPMGVFEFDKFAAGTEAIAHTLAEIGKTGTTTIIGGGDSVAAVEKVGLADQMSHISTGGGASLELLEGKVLPGIAALDDA from the coding sequence GTGTCCAAAAAAAGTTTAGCAAGTTTATCTTCAGCTGATATATCTGGGAAACGTGCCTTAGTGCGGGTTGACTTTAACGTGCCTGTGGACGATCAAGGCAACATTACCGACGATACTCGCATTCGCGCCGCTCTCCCAACCATCCAAGATTTAACGCAGAAGGGTGCTAAAGTCATTCTCGCAAGTCATTTTGGCCGTCCCAAGGGTGTGGATGACAAATTACGCCTAACTCCCGTTGCCAAGCGTCTCTCTGAGTTACTGGGGCAAGAAGTCATTAAAACTGATGACTCTATTGGCGATGAAGTTGCAGCAAAAGTTGCCGCTTTGCAAAATGGCCAAGTGCTATTACTAGAAAATGTCCGTTTTTACAAAGAAGAAGAGAAAAACGACCCAGAATTTGCGAAAAAGTTGGCAGCTAATGCTGACTTTTATGTAAATGATGCTTTTGGTACTGCACACCGCGCCCATGCTTCTACTGAAGGTGTGACTAAATTTCTCAGCCCTTCTGTGGCTGGATATTTGGTTGAGAAGGAATTGCAATATCTGCAAAACGCTATTGAAAATCCCCAACGTCCTTTGGCGGCAATTATTGGCGGTTCCAAAGTTTCCAGCAAAATTGGTGTAATTGAAACCCTGTTGGAGAAGTGCGACAAGCTGATTATTGGCGGTGGGATGATTTTCACCTTCTACAAAGCCCGTGGTTTGAATGTTGGTAAGTCGTTGGTAGAAGAAGACAAGCTAGAACTAGCGAAATCTTTGGAAGCTAAGGCTAAGGAACGAGGCGTTGCTTTATTGCTGCCCACAGATGTGGTATTGGCAGATAACTTTGCCCCTGATGCCAATTCTCAAACCGTTAGCATTGAGAATATCCCCGATGGTTGGATGGGTTTGGATATTGGGCCAGACTCGGTGAAATTTTTCCAAGAAGCCCTTGCAGATACCAAAACGGTAATTTGGAACGGGCCAATGGGTGTATTTGAGTTTGATAAGTTTGCGGCAGGTACGGAAGCGATCGCTCATACTCTCGCCGAAATCGGTAAAACTGGTACAACCACCATCATTGGCGGTGGCGACTCAGTAGCGGCTGTGGAAAAGGTTGGTTTAGCAGACCAAATGAGCCACATTTCCACCGGCGGCGGCGCTAGCTTGGAGTTACTTGAAGGCAAAGTATTGCCTGGAATTGCAGCTTTAGATGATGCGTAA
- a CDS encoding NUDIX hydrolase, translating into METKWLEWAQKLQAIAQNGLTYSEGPFDIERYKQLRAIATEIMATYSNVEHSYVLDLFSSEVGYATPKVDVRAAIFYENTILLVKEKADGCWSLPGGWADVGESPSEVVVKEVYEESGYQARAIKLLAVYDRNKQGHPPLPFYVYKLFFKCELIGGSPSSSIETEDVGFFSEDALPELSLGRVTPAQITRLFQHYRQPDLPTDFD; encoded by the coding sequence ATGGAAACTAAATGGCTGGAATGGGCGCAAAAGTTACAAGCGATCGCTCAAAATGGTCTAACCTATTCTGAAGGGCCTTTTGATATTGAACGCTATAAACAATTACGAGCGATCGCCACAGAAATCATGGCGACTTACTCGAACGTAGAACACAGCTATGTCCTCGATTTATTTAGCAGTGAAGTCGGATATGCAACTCCCAAAGTTGATGTGCGGGCGGCGATTTTTTACGAAAATACTATATTGTTAGTCAAAGAAAAAGCTGACGGTTGCTGGAGTTTACCTGGTGGATGGGCTGATGTTGGCGAGTCACCCAGTGAAGTAGTTGTGAAAGAAGTATATGAAGAATCTGGATATCAAGCACGCGCTATTAAATTACTAGCAGTTTATGACAGAAACAAACAGGGACATCCACCGTTACCTTTTTATGTCTATAAACTGTTTTTTAAATGTGAACTTATCGGTGGTTCTCCATCATCAAGTATTGAAACTGAAGATGTAGGTTTTTTCTCTGAAGATGCTTTACCAGAACTTTCTCTGGGACGGGTGACACCAGCGCAAATCACGCGACTTTTTCAACATTATCGCCAACCAGACTTACCGACAGATTTTGATTAA
- a CDS encoding ABC transporter ATP-binding protein has protein sequence MSQVILENVYKSFSSRKGEGVTSQNQSSPTPGEKTDAAQERAGSVNVLRRINLTIADGEFMVLVGPSGCGKSTLLRLIAGLEVMTGGNIWVGDRLINDLPPKERDIAMVFQNYALYPHMTVYDNIAFGLRRRGSRGAEEQRSRGENTPYLRTWAENLFVGATRKLPKGLRYTSEKERAVDQQVRSVAQLLQIETLLNRLPKQLSGGQRQRVALGRAIARDPQVFLMDEPLSNLDAKLRAETRAQIVKLQRQLGTTTIYVTHDQTEAMTMGDRIAIMSEGKIQQVASPLELYNRPANLFVAEFIGSPPMNFIPVEFHAPQLITHSQLRFTLPEVWGKALQKYDGKTLILGIRPEHLNLSMPATKNLPVQVDLVENLGNDSFLAVKIAEPGSQPATTANSLQVRIPPDRLVQPGEQLWLSLTPEKIHFFDPETQLAIFP, from the coding sequence GTGTCCCAAGTTATTTTAGAAAACGTTTATAAAAGTTTTTCCTCACGTAAAGGTGAAGGTGTTACCTCACAAAACCAATCTTCCCCCACGCCTGGGGAGAAAACTGATGCAGCGCAAGAACGTGCGGGAAGTGTTAACGTCTTGCGACGGATTAACCTGACGATCGCAGATGGCGAGTTTATGGTGCTGGTAGGCCCTTCTGGTTGTGGAAAAAGTACCTTGCTGCGGTTAATTGCTGGGTTAGAAGTGATGACTGGCGGTAATATCTGGGTAGGCGATCGCTTAATCAATGATCTACCACCCAAAGAACGCGATATCGCAATGGTGTTTCAAAATTACGCCCTCTATCCCCACATGACGGTGTATGACAACATCGCTTTTGGACTGCGCCGTAGGGGAAGCAGGGGAGCCGAGGAGCAGAGGAGCAGAGGAGAAAATACTCCCTATCTTCGGACGTGGGCAGAAAATCTCTTCGTGGGGGCGACAAGAAAGTTACCTAAAGGATTGCGCTACACTTCTGAGAAAGAACGGGCGGTGGATCAGCAGGTGCGTAGTGTTGCCCAACTGTTACAAATTGAAACATTGCTGAATCGCTTACCCAAACAGCTATCTGGGGGACAAAGACAACGGGTTGCATTGGGAAGAGCGATCGCACGTGACCCCCAAGTATTTTTAATGGATGAACCGCTTTCTAACTTAGATGCCAAATTGCGGGCGGAAACCCGCGCCCAAATTGTGAAATTGCAGCGCCAACTTGGGACAACGACAATTTACGTTACCCACGATCAAACAGAAGCGATGACAATGGGCGATCGCATTGCGATTATGTCTGAGGGTAAAATTCAGCAAGTTGCTTCTCCCCTAGAACTTTACAACCGTCCTGCCAACCTTTTTGTCGCAGAGTTCATTGGTTCACCACCGATGAATTTTATTCCTGTGGAATTTCATGCCCCGCAGTTAATTACGCATTCTCAGTTGCGTTTCACCCTGCCAGAAGTGTGGGGAAAAGCTTTACAAAAGTATGATGGGAAAACTCTAATTTTAGGCATTCGCCCAGAACACTTGAACTTGAGTATGCCTGCTACCAAAAATCTACCAGTGCAAGTAGATTTGGTAGAGAATCTCGGTAACGATTCCTTTCTCGCTGTTAAGATTGCCGAACCTGGTTCTCAGCCTGCCACTACAGCCAATTCCTTACAAGTGCGAATCCCACCAGATCGTCTTGTACAACCTGGTGAGCAACTATGGTTATCTCTAACTCCAGAGAAAATTCACTTTTTTGACCCAGAAACCCAGTTAGCAATATTTCCTTAA
- a CDS encoding FAD-dependent oxidoreductase, giving the protein MTTDLPQNLSSDPNINPVHDIVDVQTTDCCIVGGGPGGAVLALLLARQGISVMLLEAHKDFDRDFRGDTIHPSVMEIMEELGLSDRLLELPHAKMRQIRFKTPEDTVTLADFSHLKTRYPYITMLPQVKFLEFITQEAQKYPSFHLVMGANVQELIAENGVIQGVRYRGGGGWHEVRAILTVGADGRHSRLRHLGEFESIETSPPMDILWFRLPRQPEDPEGGMGRFGQGKIIAMLDRGDEWQVAYVIPKGGYQKLRAEGLEELKKSVVEVVPEFQQRIQNLHDWSQIAFLSVESSRVKRWYHPGLLLIGDAAHIMSPVGGVGINYAIQDAVVAANVLSKPLKNGQVQLSDLAKVQRQRELPTRIIQAFQTFIQKRVFAPVLTSNNTFVPPAFLRLPILRDLPARLIAFGVFPSHVKT; this is encoded by the coding sequence ATGACTACCGATCTACCTCAAAATCTTTCCTCAGATCCAAATATTAACCCTGTCCATGACATTGTAGACGTACAAACCACAGATTGTTGCATTGTGGGTGGGGGCCCAGGCGGAGCAGTATTGGCGCTGTTGTTAGCGCGTCAAGGCATTTCGGTGATGCTGCTGGAAGCACACAAAGACTTCGATCGCGATTTTCGCGGTGATACGATTCATCCATCAGTGATGGAAATTATGGAAGAATTAGGACTTAGCGATCGCTTGCTAGAACTCCCCCATGCCAAAATGCGCCAAATTAGGTTTAAAACACCTGAAGATACTGTCACTTTGGCAGATTTTAGTCACTTAAAAACCCGCTACCCCTACATTACGATGCTTCCCCAGGTGAAATTTCTGGAGTTCATCACCCAAGAAGCACAAAAATATCCTAGTTTCCATCTGGTAATGGGTGCGAATGTGCAAGAATTAATTGCCGAAAATGGCGTAATTCAAGGTGTCCGCTATCGGGGAGGGGGTGGTTGGCATGAAGTCCGGGCAATACTGACAGTGGGTGCAGACGGTCGCCACTCACGTTTACGCCACCTGGGTGAGTTTGAGTCAATCGAAACCTCGCCGCCAATGGATATTCTTTGGTTTCGTCTACCGCGTCAGCCAGAAGACCCAGAGGGGGGAATGGGGCGCTTTGGTCAAGGTAAAATCATCGCTATGCTTGACCGTGGTGATGAGTGGCAAGTTGCTTATGTCATCCCCAAGGGAGGCTATCAAAAATTGCGGGCTGAGGGTTTGGAGGAATTAAAAAAATCTGTTGTGGAAGTAGTGCCAGAATTCCAGCAACGCATCCAAAATTTACATGACTGGTCACAAATAGCTTTTCTCTCAGTGGAATCCAGCCGCGTCAAACGCTGGTATCATCCGGGACTGTTACTCATCGGTGATGCGGCTCATATAATGTCCCCCGTGGGTGGAGTTGGGATTAACTACGCGATTCAAGATGCTGTCGTCGCCGCGAATGTACTCAGCAAACCGCTCAAAAACGGACAAGTACAACTTAGCGACCTAGCAAAAGTACAGCGTCAACGCGAATTGCCCACACGTATCATTCAGGCGTTTCAAACTTTTATCCAAAAGCGGGTATTTGCGCCAGTTCTCACCTCAAATAACACCTTTGTACCACCTGCGTTTTTGCGCTTACCTATCTTGCGCGACCTACCAGCCAGATTGATCGCCTTCGGTGTTTTCCCCTCTCACGTCAAGACTTAA
- a CDS encoding single-stranded DNA-binding protein: protein MNSCVLMAEIINEPQLRYTADNLGVTEMLVQFPNSLKPEDPPATLKVVGWGNLATEIQQNYHQGDRVILVGRLGMNTVPMEGFKEKRAELTVQQIQPVGGSFNTDPLPSATATPSFTETTPRQPSASRPPQKEVNTYESPRPAPTPAANPVGVAPQATNYEPVPQSTNYERTTYPAVKAEEPDPDDIPF from the coding sequence ATGAACAGCTGCGTTTTGATGGCGGAAATTATTAACGAACCACAACTCCGCTATACAGCCGATAATTTGGGAGTTACGGAAATGCTGGTGCAGTTTCCCAATTCCCTGAAACCAGAAGATCCGCCAGCCACCCTGAAAGTTGTCGGCTGGGGGAATTTAGCGACAGAAATTCAGCAAAACTACCACCAAGGCGATCGCGTCATCTTGGTAGGGCGTTTAGGCATGAATACTGTTCCGATGGAAGGTTTTAAAGAAAAACGCGCTGAATTGACAGTGCAACAAATTCAACCTGTCGGAGGTAGTTTTAATACTGATCCATTGCCTTCAGCAACCGCAACTCCATCATTCACTGAAACTACTCCACGACAACCATCAGCATCTCGTCCTCCCCAGAAAGAAGTTAACACTTACGAATCACCACGTCCAGCGCCTACTCCGGCTGCAAATCCTGTTGGCGTTGCTCCCCAAGCGACAAATTACGAACCCGTACCCCAATCTACAAATTATGAGCGAACCACTTATCCAGCAGTGAAAGCGGAAGAACCAGATCCAGATGATATTCCTTTCTAA
- a CDS encoding type II toxin-antitoxin system YafQ family toxin, which produces MEVVWSSGFKRSFRKITKKNPQLKNQIVNVLRLLADDPFTPSLKSHKLTGNLAGLWSCSVAYDCRIIFNFSEDEKLLEMVILLIDIGSHDEVY; this is translated from the coding sequence GTGGAAGTTGTCTGGAGTAGTGGATTTAAGCGCTCTTTTAGGAAGATTACAAAGAAAAACCCGCAATTAAAGAATCAAATTGTTAATGTATTAAGGCTTTTAGCAGATGATCCATTTACACCGTCTTTGAAGTCTCATAAGTTAACAGGGAATTTAGCGGGTTTGTGGTCTTGTTCTGTTGCTTATGATTGTAGAATTATCTTTAATTTTTCGGAGGATGAGAAGTTGTTAGAAATGGTTATTTTATTGATTGATATTGGTAGCCATGATGAAGTCTATTAA
- a CDS encoding ABC transporter ATP-binding protein, whose translation MRETVLEVRNLQVEFPGDGNTVRALDGISFGLHRGETLGIVGESGSGKSVTALAVMGLLQSPGIVTGGEIWFRPQENGNPIDLVKLPPEQMQLHRGGDIAMIFQEPMSSLNPVYDIGFQLTEAIMRHQKVSAAQARQIAIAGLQEVKLLPSDEDIQQQYIETWHQTNSNSSKPEPSKLAQLVKEHKEAMLERYPHELSGGQLQRVMIAMAISCNPLILIADEPTTALDVTVQATILDLLRELQQSRDMAMIFITHDLGLISEIADQVAVMYKGKVVESGISDQIFSIPQHPYTKGLIACRPTLNRRPQKLLTVSDYMSAEETATGQVVIQAKEPALPIEVTTEEIAARLANFNEKEPLLQIRNLKVGFPVRGVFGGTKRYNMAVNGVSFDVKPGETLGLVGESGCGKTTLGRTLLRLIEPMSGQIIFEKQDITSLKGEPLQKLRREMQIVFQNPFSSLDPRMKVGDAVMEPLLIHAVGKTKQQRRQRVVELLERVGLSADAMNRYPHQFSGGQRQRICIARSLALNPKFIICDESVSALDVSVQAQVLNLLKELQSDFQLTYIFISHDLSVVKFMSDRILVMNRGQIVEEGTAESIYQEPKEEYTQKLIAAIPTGSAERVRSRHLRAL comes from the coding sequence ATGAGAGAAACTGTCCTAGAGGTTCGCAATCTCCAAGTTGAATTTCCCGGTGATGGCAACACAGTCAGAGCTTTGGATGGTATTTCCTTTGGACTGCATCGAGGTGAAACTCTAGGAATAGTAGGAGAATCGGGGAGTGGTAAATCAGTGACAGCCCTAGCTGTGATGGGTTTGTTGCAAAGTCCCGGTATAGTTACTGGGGGTGAAATCTGGTTTCGTCCGCAGGAGAATGGGAACCCCATCGATTTGGTAAAATTGCCTCCTGAGCAAATGCAGTTACACCGGGGTGGCGACATCGCCATGATTTTTCAAGAACCGATGAGTTCGCTTAATCCGGTTTATGACATTGGGTTTCAGCTAACAGAAGCGATTATGCGGCATCAAAAGGTGTCAGCAGCCCAAGCACGACAAATTGCGATCGCAGGTCTACAAGAGGTTAAACTTCTACCTAGCGATGAAGATATACAGCAGCAATATATCGAAACTTGGCATCAAACCAACAGCAATTCATCGAAACCAGAACCATCAAAGTTGGCCCAGTTGGTTAAAGAACACAAAGAAGCCATGCTGGAACGCTACCCTCATGAACTTTCTGGGGGTCAGTTGCAACGGGTAATGATTGCAATGGCAATTTCTTGCAACCCATTAATCTTAATTGCCGATGAACCAACTACAGCTTTGGATGTGACGGTGCAAGCGACTATTTTGGACTTGTTGCGAGAATTGCAGCAAAGTCGTGATATGGCAATGATTTTCATCACCCACGATTTAGGGCTAATTTCAGAAATTGCTGATCAAGTAGCGGTGATGTATAAAGGCAAAGTTGTCGAATCTGGTATTTCCGATCAAATTTTCAGCATTCCCCAGCATCCATATACTAAAGGTTTGATCGCTTGTCGCCCCACACTCAACCGCCGTCCCCAAAAATTACTTACCGTTTCTGACTACATGAGTGCAGAAGAGACAGCAACGGGACAAGTAGTAATTCAGGCGAAAGAACCTGCACTACCTATAGAAGTCACCACCGAAGAGATTGCTGCAAGATTAGCAAACTTCAATGAAAAGGAACCCCTGCTGCAAATCCGCAACCTGAAAGTTGGTTTTCCAGTGCGCGGGGTATTTGGTGGGACAAAACGCTACAATATGGCGGTTAATGGAGTTTCCTTTGATGTCAAGCCAGGAGAAACACTAGGTTTGGTGGGAGAATCTGGTTGTGGTAAAACCACCCTTGGCAGAACCTTGCTGCGCTTAATTGAACCGATGAGTGGTCAGATTATCTTTGAGAAACAAGATATTACTAGCCTCAAAGGAGAACCGTTGCAAAAATTGCGGCGGGAAATGCAAATAGTCTTCCAAAATCCTTTTAGTTCCCTCGATCCACGGATGAAGGTTGGCGACGCGGTGATGGAACCTTTGTTAATTCACGCCGTTGGGAAGACAAAGCAACAAAGACGGCAACGGGTAGTTGAACTATTAGAACGGGTAGGGTTGAGTGCAGATGCGATGAACCGCTATCCTCATCAGTTTTCTGGCGGTCAACGTCAACGGATTTGCATAGCCCGTTCTTTGGCATTGAATCCTAAGTTTATCATCTGTGATGAATCAGTTTCAGCGTTGGATGTTTCAGTACAGGCGCAGGTATTAAATCTTCTCAAAGAATTACAGTCAGATTTTCAGCTTACTTATATCTTTATTTCTCACGATTTAAGTGTGGTGAAATTTATGAGCGATCGCATTTTAGTCATGAATCGCGGTCAAATTGTTGAAGAAGGCACAGCCGAAAGCATTTACCAAGAACCCAAAGAGGAATACACGCAAAAATTAATTGCTGCGATTCCTACCGGTAGTGCTGAACGGGTGCGAAGTCGTCATCTACGGGCTTTGTAG
- the ureG gene encoding urease accessory protein UreG yields the protein MNAFRVGVAGPVGSGKTALVDALCKGLREQYQIAVVTNDIYTQEDAQFLVHSQALASDRILGVETGGCPHTAIREDASMNLAAIEQLEERFIDLDLVFLESGGDNLAATFSPELVDLTIYVIDVAAGDKIPRKGGPGITKSDLLVINKTDLAPYVGADLSVMERDAKKMRGDKPFIFTNLKTQSGLADVINFVCTNIC from the coding sequence ATAAACGCATTTAGAGTGGGGGTTGCTGGGCCAGTGGGTTCGGGGAAGACGGCCTTAGTTGATGCTTTGTGTAAGGGATTGCGTGAGCAGTATCAGATTGCCGTGGTGACGAATGATATTTATACTCAGGAAGATGCTCAGTTTTTAGTGCATTCTCAGGCGTTGGCTAGCGATCGCATTTTGGGTGTAGAAACTGGTGGTTGTCCCCATACTGCTATCCGTGAAGATGCTTCGATGAATTTGGCGGCAATTGAACAATTAGAAGAACGTTTTATCGATTTGGATTTGGTATTTTTGGAAAGTGGTGGCGATAACTTAGCTGCTACCTTTAGTCCCGAATTGGTAGATTTAACAATTTACGTCATCGATGTTGCGGCTGGTGATAAAATTCCCCGCAAGGGTGGCCCAGGTATTACTAAGTCTGATTTGTTGGTGATTAACAAAACTGACTTAGCACCTTATGTTGGTGCAGATTTAAGTGTGATGGAACGAGATGCTAAAAAAATGCGCGGTGATAAACCTTTTATTTTTACTAATTTAAAAACTCAGTCTGGACTTGCAGATGTAATTAATTTTGTTTGCACAAATATTTGTTGA